The Hordeum vulgare subsp. vulgare chromosome 7H, MorexV3_pseudomolecules_assembly, whole genome shotgun sequence DNA window AGATTCATGGTTGCAACGGGACATGGAGTAtctgctcccgagctcatttgagcttgggtgaacagtaaaatcggaaaaacatcaaaaaatgttcaaaaatttctgaattttttttaggACAGACTTTGACAAAATTTCTAAATGCatgcaaaaatttggcatgaactaacatttctacaaggcgtggcaaaataaacaaaatggatgctctgaaaatgcgcattttcagagtgtctattttgtttatttttccacGCCTTGTAAAATGTTagttcatgccaaatttttgcatGCACTTAGAACTTTTGTAAAAGTTGGTCTtaaaaaaatttcagaattttttgaacattttttgattttttttcgattttactgttcatccaagctcaaatgagctcggcaCTTTCGGTTGCAACGTCCCTATCCTTGCATACGGAAGTCTTTCAGCTCAAAAATCAACTCatcatcttttctttctttttgaaaACGTTTCTTGCTTGCTAATTTAACAAGTTCCAAATTTTGTCCATTGGCACTGCATAACCTGTTTTAAAGATGCATGCATGTTACATCAGATTTTTGCAACAAGATAAAAGGCTAAACTCAGCTGAAATTCAGAGGTGAACATCATGAGCTTGAATTCAATGTAATAATCATGCAACTCCAGTACGTACTTCAGTACAGTTGCCACAAAAAACACGTTTCCACCTTGTACAACAAAATTTAGCTACACAACACACCGACAGAAATTATACAAATGATTTTCCCTTCCCACGCATGAGGCTGTACAATTTGTTACGCGGATGACAATATCCATCCCTTCCATTGCGGTGTCGTAGCATGGGGAAAACCTGACCGAACCGGTCTGGCGAGCCCAGGCATACACTGCTTGGTAATTACACTTGGACAAGAACCTGAAACAAGCCAGACAGCTACTATGAAACATCATCCGTAGAATTCCTATCACTGGGCGAATGCTGCGAGTCATCGACAATGGTAACAATGGGTGCTTCCTGCTCATGCTGAGAAGGCTGTAGCACATCGGATGGGATGTTGATGCCAGCAAAACCGACTAATACAGCAGCAGCTCCGATGTAGTTCAACAGACCGGGAGCATGACCAGTGAGCGTGTCCACAAGGGCAGCGATAGGAACTTGGATTGTAAGACCGGCTGTAGCAACGGTGGTTGTTGTGAGAAGGATTGCTTTTGCCCACAAGTAGTCACTCAGAACATTATCTAACAAACCTGCGAAGAATTAAACAGCACACAGATTAGTGGCAATTCCGAGTTAGGGCTATACAAGTCATCCCAATATGGGTGTGTTTAAATATCATGTCACTCACTAATAGCAGTCAAAAATTAATCATACAATCATTCACTATTATAGCCGACATCAAGACTGAGCACCACAGATTTATAAAGAATAGCGACAAGCATGTAAATGAGTAAATGTGTAAAGAGCCGGCCTACCTTTCCCAACAATCAGACCAACTTGCTCCCATGTCAGCGTGTGGAATGGCTCCAGCTTGGCAAAATTTAGCACCAACGCAAcaggaaggaaaaacaacatattgAACAGTCCCAAGAATCCAAGAAACTGAGCCATACTCACTTGGCCTTGACCTTCTTTCTCATCAGGCAACTTTTTTCGTATCAAGGTGATATACACGGCATATAGGCCAGCTGAAACAATAGAAAGGAAGTCTCCAAGCAGAGGATTTGTGGCAATAGCATTCAGTGTACTGCCTGAATCAGCGAGGCTAACTATTATCGTTCCTGATATGCAGAGAAGCACGCTGATTAGCTTCAACCATGTGAATGTTTCTCCAAGAAATACCAATGCAACCAGGAAAGTGAAGAGGGTAGACGTGCTGCTCAGGATCGTGTTTGACTGCAAGCACCAAAAACAGGGAAACATTATAATCCAATTATAGACATGACTTGTATGGAAGTAGTGTACAGCTTTTCTTAGTATCACTTACCGTAACAGTAGTGTATCTCAGAGACAGATTGAATGTAAGCTGTGCGAGAAACCAAAAAGGGCAGACTAGCATGCTGACTCTGGCCGTACGAGCACGTGTCCAGCGCCCTTTTGCATCCAACCCTTTGCTGCAATCTGCGACAGCTAGCTCTGTGTGGATAGGGAAGTTTGCATCTGAAGCTACATTGTCTTCAGGCTGAGATGAGGCTGCATTGCCCTCCCGCTCGCTTCTCTCTAGAAGATTCACGCTCTCCAAGTCAGCGGGCTGCTGCAGGTCTGCACCATCCTTGCCTTTCAACTTCGACCACAGGTTGTCGATAGAATCCTCGAAGTACCGAGCAAACTCAACTATGGGAATGTAAACAACAAACAGAGAATTGCATATGTAGGTGATCAAAAAGGGAGAAACACCGCCATCCACGACAGACTGAACGATGTAGCTTGCAGCAATCCATATGCCCGCAATAGCAACAATGTAAATCAGCCCTAAACACCACCTCCAAGTGTCGTCGCTCATCATTTTGGCCCACTTGcttctgctactgctgctgcttccAGGGTCATCAGCACACTCCATGTTTCCTAGTAGAGCAAAAACAAAAGTATTAACAATTAGCATGATACCACAAACAGCAATTCCGAACCCAACAATCCTGAAATGAACCTGGGTTGCAGCTGCAGCAGGTAGCCAGGTAAGCAACAGGCATAATATGAAATCAGAAAGCTAGGATAAACCCATAACAAACGGTCCAACAACCACATGAAAATTCTTGCCGGGTTTATGCCGTAAATTCAGTATAGGCGCCCCTAAGGAACTTGCTGTGCCCAGTCACCAAACAGCAACGAACCATGCGTGATTACTAGCCAACTACTAAAACAGCGCAAGGAAAGCAACCTTCTGGTCCTAACTCGGACCTCTACCACTGGAAATCAGCGAATTTCTCTAGCATGATAATACAGCCAAGGATGGGGGGAACCTGCGAAGCGGATGGGCGCATTGACGGGTGAGCCGTGCGTTACCTGGCGCGGAGACGGAGTCGTGCTGGACGGCGGAGGAGCCCATGGATCCGATCTCTATGGAGATCGCCACCTCTCCCGGCCAATTCGGATCCCGCCTCGTCTCGCTTTTCCCCCGCGCCTTGAGCTGCCCCGACTCGTCAGCGAGCCGCGCACGACATCCGCGCGGCGCAGAAGACGGCGGAGCGGGGGCCACGCGGCGAGCCTCCGCGACCTTGCAACCGGGGAGGGGCACGGCTCCGGcgaataggagggaggggggtgGCCGCTCGCCGACGGGGGCTACGCGGGATGCAGAGGCGGCCCCGCTCCCCGCTCGGGGGCTAGATAAAGCAATGCGCGCGGAGGCTCGTCGGGGCTGGACGCGGAGGCCgctgctcgccggagacgacgccGCGGCGGGTGAATCTGGACGGAATCGCGCGCGGGCACGCCGAATGTTTttttttcctcctctctctcgcggGGTGGGGGGGATCCCGCGTGGTGGTGCGGGCGTGTTTTTTtttttccccctctctctccggtCTGTGGTGGCGTGCGGGTCGCTTTCGTTCGTTATACGGAGGTGGGTCCCGCTGTCAGAGTGAGACGTGCCACCTAACTCGAGTGTGTTTTATTTCTTGATTGATTGGTTGGTTGATGGTTTCGACATCCATACCGTGGAACACGTGGTAATGGGCGATCCAGATTGTTCTGATCGGAAACCACTTTTTTTTTTCCTCCAACATATGGGCCCAAAGCTGGCCGCGCCGGGGCAAAGacgtctttttttttttttttttgactaCAACATGGAATGAAGGAAATGAAAGAAGAGTATTTGTGGATAAACATGCCAAcgataaaaaaaagtaaatcatgTAAAACTTCCCATACTCTAGTCAATCAACAATAAAGAAACATAACAATACCAGTATAACAGAGTACTTAGACTCGCGTGTCTTTTGAATCGCAACACATAAAAAAAATGCACCTATGCTATTTGAGTTGATTTTACATCTAAAAATTACTCAAGTTGCGGCAATTCAATTCCTTTTTATAATAAAGATCAAGTAGAAATCAACTCAACACCGGAATTCAGTTATTCCTCTTTGTTTAAGCAATCATGCAAGCAAATCATCGTTCTAAGTGATCTTCTTGTGCCTAATGCTATCTATAATGTATTGTAAAGAAGAGTAACCAGATCCTAGTGAGCAATTTTCTCAAGTAGGTGGGTATAGTCTAAATGCTCAATTGGTAGAATTGCATCCACGGTTTTTTCGTCCTTCACTTTCATATTTTTTTCCGTCTCTCCTCCCACTACCCCTCCCGCCGTCCATTGcattatt harbors:
- the LOC123409787 gene encoding uncharacterized vacuolar membrane protein YML018C codes for the protein MGSSAVQHDSVSAPGNMECADDPGSSSSSRSKWAKMMSDDTWRWCLGLIYIVAIAGIWIAASYIVQSVVDGGVSPFLITYICNSLFVVYIPIVEFARYFEDSIDNLWSKLKGKDGADLQQPADLESVNLLERSEREGNAASSQPEDNVASDANFPIHTELAVADCSKGLDAKGRWTRARTARVSMLVCPFWFLAQLTFNLSLRYTTVTSNTILSSTSTLFTFLVALVFLGETFTWLKLISVLLCISGTIIVSLADSGSTLNAIATNPLLGDFLSIVSAGLYAVYITLIRKKLPDEKEGQGQVSMAQFLGFLGLFNMLFFLPVALVLNFAKLEPFHTLTWEQVGLIVGKGLLDNVLSDYLWAKAILLTTTTVATAGLTIQVPIAALVDTLTGHAPGLLNYIGAAAVLVGFAGINIPSDVLQPSQHEQEAPIVTIVDDSQHSPSDRNSTDDVS